Proteins found in one Plasmodium knowlesi strain H genome assembly, chromosome: 12 genomic segment:
- a CDS encoding PUB domain-containing protein, putative, whose translation MTDFQRASSSLEEIKNICSELLNAREEEVFNKLSLYQELEEKLKKLEPIITRIRIRRNEKDESKKTYGEKMIKNVDTLLERYDIVYNIYEEELAIFKENYEIEKKKIVAKKLQQEQQRKEHEAQLLNRGREETKMEHLKIQRMNEEKMRSLQKTQEDHAQRMKRVETIKEIIQEKCNFLCDEIAAACDRAAAVEYVYTQLGVDAGDAQSSNGFPRGVDEEGPGADKLPNVTNPAKTVNPTNDAKSAVHLVDCLYLVYKQNDFKAFKEALQNIIEYLTHLVKNVDDEQMKLINLMNQQFQKNILSKKGTLLLFVLIGYVVKKASDVMHILKKLNRPMDEKNIYMYLEEPDIAADYEGWKCWYDGLQISLDVLCSFFRFVNKYSNLPADEQVQSTFLYLRGKFGEKDHDVGSGTA comes from the coding sequence ATGACGGATTTCCAGAGGGCCTCCAGCTCCCTGGAGGAAATCAAAAACATATGCAGCGAACTGCTGAACGCAAGGGAGGAAGAGGTGTTCAATAAGCTGAGTCTATATCAGGAGCTGGAAGAGAAGTTGAAAAAACTAGAACCAATAATAACGCGCATACGTATTCGTAGGAACGAAAAGGACGAATCGAAGAAGACCTATGGAGAAAAGATGATTAAAAATGTTGACACCCTCCTGGAGAGGTATGATATTGTTTACAACATCTACGAGGAGGAACTAGCCATTTTTAAAGAGAACTAcgaaatcgaaaaaaaaaaaatagttgcGAAGAAGTTACAACAAGAGCAGCAACGGAAGGAGCATGAAGCACAGCTACTCAACAGGGGGCGAGAAGAAACCAAAATGGAGCACTTAAAGATTCAgagaatgaatgaagaaaaaatgaggtCTCTACAAAAGACACAAGAAGACCATGCGCAGAGGATGAAACGTGTGGAAACTATAAAGGAGATTATTCAGGAGAAGTGTAATTTCCTTTGTGACGAAATTGCTGCAGCGTGCGATCGTGCCGCGGCCGTGGAGTACGTGTATACACAGCTAGGGGTGGATGCGGGGGATGCACAAAGCTCTAATGGATTCCCTCGCGGCGTTGATGAGGAGGGCCCAGGTGCGGACAAGCTGCCCAACGTGACCAACCCCGCCAAAACTGTTAACCCCACCAACGATGCGAAGAGCGCTGTCCACCTCGTGGACTGCCTCTACCTGGTGTACAAGCAAAACGACTTCAAGGCATTCAAGGAAGCACTCCAAAATATCATCGAATACCTAACTCACTTGGTGAAAAATGTCGACGACGAACAAATGAAGCTCATCAATCTCATGAACCAGcagtttcaaaaaaatattctctcCAAGAAGGGCACTCTTCTTCTATTTGTTTTAATTGGCTACGTGGTGAAAAAGGCGAGCGACGTGATGCATATTCTGAAGAAGCTTAACAGGCCAATGGATGAGAAAAACATTTACATGTACTTGGAAGAGCCAGACATTGCTGCTGATTATGAGGGGTGGAAGTGTTGGTACGATGGTCTGCAAATTTCGCTCGATGTGTTGTGCTCCTTCTTCCGCTTTGTCAACAAGTACTCCAACCTCCCCGCGGACGAGCAGGTGCAGTCGACTTTTTTGTACTTACGGGGGAAATTTGGCGAGAAGGATCACGACGTGGGCAGTGGGACGGCGTAA
- a CDS encoding alpha/beta-hydrolase, putative, producing the protein MSHSPSEPCPPKEVIRPKSHNTAAADLSRDNIAKDKFKKSLSEEKSGKKNTKIQYDDGNPEITFFVNKENLKIAKYAWRVENPKAYVFALHGITSHLRNEYLNYMGRPPWVDEKQQKGEMGSCGIGSEYDIMQGNNFNCWDGTQPVNKSEWKDDKGKLMHGEGGDNFVSLPEEGRNLARGGAEVGISDRGDADEKLITGKGLNVVANAGISGETQPFLHSNSANNDNEKIKQEKKKKKKKKKKKKEKERRRKKGGLSHSFEDDGSTVGCSFNKILQTNWTKDMKIITETNNILYDYCQPREDNCSGASSSCDSSDYGEKKNLEKKLTMFLSCSSCITNINEGANHLNSKLNFGGKESASYPIYNNNGAGGCPEENTGPDGNYSKQINLNSNSNDNNSEESSSNDSSEDTSSDEDIIDDENVLLPNKSDSHVNYDSSVYYCSMCGICNYCNCGVRTLSYKNSWIEKFNQNGFSFFGIDNQSHGLSEGVKNHRCYVEDFENFIEDTLQALEIFIQEWKEKDELKPIIIMGLSMGGCIALKTMEAIFRLNKEWKSYVKSLVLVSPMISLGKQKSKISNRLLISATKFLKYFFPLLPVNVKEGNAMYPWIKHDSEIDPHQYCGPLRIKIAAECVSAADSCLTYKNLKHIEESDIDIMVIQSKNDCLVDPIGAIDFLRKMMRLHSRRERRQNASMLDAERIRLANSAFSTEINEKKKDSVGPINSMFIDSSCNPGQNDLSGEPSSMALHRESSENMVATAQIIGQSTTDGKISTQKDERVVGKCRSISFTTNSNNLPTERQALLHNKRKEYYPPMLSKSSLSIESSSRILRNESNLSIGSSENDVRGEKGIWTSFDHGYYKSFNLKKLKSVHGMVDPQGEEQYKNISVYILKYGYHTLPGEPQSRETVTLLVDWLNRICS; encoded by the coding sequence ATGAGCCACTCTCCGAGTGAGCCATGCCCCCCGAAAGAGGTAATTCGACCCAAGAGCCACAACACAGCGGCAGCAGATCTCAGTAGGGATAATATTGCCAAGGATAAGTTCAAGAAGAGTCTAAGTGAAGAAAAGagcggcaaaaaaaataccaagaTCCAGTATGATGATGGGAATCCAGAAATCACTTTTTTTGTgaacaaggaaaatttaaaaatagcgAAATATGCCTGGAGAGTCGAAAATCCAAAGGCATATGTATTCGCCTTGCATGGAATAACTTCCCATTTGAGAAATGAATACCTGAATTATATGGGTAGACCACCATGGGTTGATGAGAAGCAacagaaaggagaaatgGGTAGCTGTGGCATTGGCAGTGAGTATGACATTATGCAAGGTAACAATTTCAACTGTTGGGACGGAACTCAGCCTGTCAACAAATCTGAGTGGAAGGATGATAAAGGGAAGCTTATGCATGGTGAAGGGGGCGATAATTTTGTAAGCCTACCTGAGGAAGGCAGGAACCTTGCTAGGGGAGGGGCGGAAGTCGGAATCAGCGACAGGGGCGATGCTGATGAAAAGCTCATCACAGGTAAGGGCCTAAATGTGGTTGCAAATGCTGGAATAAGCGGCGAGACACAACCATTTCTGCACTCGAACAGCGCGAACAATGATAACGAAAAAATCaagcaggagaaaaaaaagaaaaaaaaaaaaaaaaaaaaaaaaaaagaaaaggaaagaagaagaaaaaaaggaggactCTCCCACAGCTTTGAAGATGACGGAAGTACAGTTGGGTGCTCATTTAACAAAATTCTCCAAACCAATTGGACGAAGGACATGAAAATTATAACCGAGACAAACAACATCCTGTATGATTATTGTCAACCGAGAGAGGATAACTGTTCAGGGGCTTCATCTTCTTGTGACTCCTCGGattatggagaaaaaaaaaatctcgaGAAAAAGCTAACTATGTTTTTGTCCTGTTCCTCTTGTATTACCAACATAAACGAGGGTGCAAACCACTTAAATAGCAAATTGAATTTTGGGGGCAAAGAAAGCGCTAGCTACCCTATTTATAATAACAATGGTGCAGGTGGTTGCCCTGAGGAAAACACTGGCCCTGATGGGAACTATTCCAAGCAAATCAATCTGAACAGTAACAGCAACGACAACAACAGCGAAGAGAGTAGTAGTAATGACAGCAGCGAAGATACGAGTAGCGATGAAGACATAATTGATGACGAAAATGTTTTGCTACCAAACAAATCTGATTCTCATGTGAATTACGATTCTAGTGTCTACTACTGTTCCATGTGTGGCATATGCAACTACTGCAACTGTGGGGTAAGAACACTCTCTTATAAAAATAGCTGGATCGAAAAGTTCAATCAGAATGggttctctttttttggtATTGATAACCAATCTCATGGACTCTCGGAGGGGGTTAAAAATCATCGGTGCTATGTAGAAGATTTTGAGAACTTCATAGAGGACACACTTCAAGCGTTAGAAATTTTCATTCAGGaatggaaagagaaggatgaGTTAAAGCCTATTATCATTATGGGCTTGTCCATGGGTGGATGCATCGCGCTGAAAACGATGGAAGCCATCTTTCGACTGAACAAGGAATGGAAAAGTTACGTCAAATCTCTCGTTCTTGTTTCTCCAATGATTAGTTTAGGGAAGCAGAAGAGTAAAATCAGCAACAGACTGCTCATATCGGCtacgaaatttttaaaatacttttttcctctcctcccGGTAAATGTAAAGGAAGGTAATGCTATGTACCCTTGGATTAAACATGATAGCGAAATTGACCCCCATCAGTATTGTGGACCTCTCCGGATAAAGATAGCTGCCGAGTGTGTGAGTGCCGCAGATAGTTGTTTAACTTATAAAAACTTAAAGCACATCGAAGAAAGCGACATTGACATTATGGTGATTCAGTCGAAGAATGACTGCCTGGTAGATCCCATTGGAGCCATTGATTTTTTGAGGAAAATGATGCGCCTACACAGTAGGAGAGAGAGAAGACAGAATGCATCTATGTTAGATGCAGAAAGAATTCGTTTGGCCAATTCTGCTTTTTCCACGGAAAtcaatgaaaagaagaaggattcCGTAGGACCTATCAACTCTATGTTCATCGACAGTTCGTGCAACCCTGGGCAGAACGACCTAAGCGGCGAACCGTCCTCTATGGCACTTCACCGTGAAAGCAGTGAAAACATGGTCGCAACTGCACAGATAATTGGTCAAAGTACAACGGATGGGAAGATATCCACCCAGAAGGACGAGAGGGTAGTGGGAAAATGCAGGAGCATTAGCTTTACTACAAATAGTAATAACCTCCCAACAGAGAGGCAAGCATTACTGCACAATAAGAGGAAAGAATACTATCCCCCCATGCTTTCTAAGTCTTCCTTGTCTATTGAATCCTCCAGCCGAATACTAAGGAATGAGAGCAACTTGTCGATAGGCAGTTCCGAAAATGATGtcaggggagaaaaaggcaTATGGACTTCCTTTGACCACGGTTACTATAAGTCATtcaatttgaaaaaactAAAGAGCGTTCACGGGATGGTGGACCCCCAGGGGGAAGAGCAGTATAAGAATATCAGTGtgtacattttaaaatacgGCTACCATACGCTTCCTGGAGAGCCCCAAAGCCGCGAGACTGTCACGCTGCTGGTCGATTGGCTTAACCGTATATGCAGCTGA
- a CDS encoding transcriptional regulatory protein sir2-like, with product MGNLMIFAKRKVTKSITLEDLASMIKECTYVVALTGSGTSAESNIPSFRGDNSSIWSKYDPKIYGTIWGFWKSPEKIWEVIRDISSDYEIELNPGHTALSTLESLGYLKAVITQNIDGLHEESGNSKVIPLHGSVFEARCCTCRETIQLNKIMLQKTSHFMHQLPPECPCGGIFKPNVVLFGEVIPKSLLKQAQKEIENCDLLLVVGTSSSVSTATNLCYYAHRKKKKIVEVNISKTYITNRLSDCHVRAKFSDLVTISDILKGEKGTLIGEGTQGGEEAQIGKASHSGKTKHRMNSSQGA from the coding sequence ATGGGGAATTTAATGATATTTGCCAAGAGGAAGGTGACAAAGAGCATCACGCTGGAGGACCTTGCGTCCATGATAAAGGAATGCACCTACGTAGTGGCGCTAACAGGCTCAGGTACATCCGCGGAAAGTAACATCCCCAGTTTCCGTGGTGATAACAGTTCCATCTGGAGTAAATACGACCCCAAAATATATGGTACCATTTGGGGATTCTGGAAATCACCAGAAAAAATCTGGGAAGTTATTAGAGATATTTCATCAGATTATGAAATCGAGCTGAATCCAGGACATACAGCTCTTTCCACATTAGAAAGTCTTGGGTACTTAAAAGCAGTGATTACACAAAACATTGATGGCTTACATGAAGAGAGTGGGAATTCCAAGGTAATTCCCCTGCATGGAAGTGTTTTCGAAGCTCGCTGTTGTACATGCAGGGAAACAATTCAattgaataaaattatgcTACAGAAAACCTCCCACTTCATGCACCAGCTACCTCCAGAGTGTCCTTGTGGAGGTATTTTTAAACCTAACGTCGTTCTTTTTGGAGAAGTAATTCCTAAGTCACTTTTGAAACAAGCGCAGAAGGAGATAGAGAATTGCGACCTTCTTTTGGTTGTTGGCACTTCGTCCTCTGTGTCGACCGCCACCAACTTGTGTTACTATGCCcataggaagaagaaaaaaattgtggaggTGAATATATCCAAAACGTATATCACGAATCGCTTGTCTGACTGTCATGTGCGCGCCAAGTTCAGCGACTTGGTGACCATTTCCGACATCCtgaagggggagaagggCACTttaattggtgaaggaacgcaAGGTGGTGAAGAAGCGCAAATTGGTAAAGCTTCTCATAGTGGTAAAACTAAGCACAGAATGAATAGCTCGCAGGGAGCCTAG